A region of the Anastrepha obliqua isolate idAnaObli1 unplaced genomic scaffold, idAnaObli1_1.0 ptg000012l, whole genome shotgun sequence genome:
TAACGGGCCACACAAAATATACAGTTGTGAAAAATTTCGGGACCTTGACGCAAACGGTAAGTCGAAATTTGTGAGAGAATCGCGCGTGTGCATGAACTGCTTAAGTTCAGGCCATTACAAGGCAAAGTGTAACAGCACATCTGCATGCAGGATTTGCCATCAACGCCATCATACGCTGTTGCATAATGCTGCCGCTACAACTAACGCTACAACCGTTACTCATTTCGTCAACAGCGCCTCTCTTAGGCCTTTCTCCCCCGCCGCAGACGTCATGCATCAAACGAACGTAACCGTTTCATCCGCTAACGGTCCTTCCACAGACACCGCTGCTGCCTGTACGTCTTCACATTTGAATGCCAATCCCAACCAGCCTCGTCCAAGAGAAAGAACTGTGCTGTTGGCGACCGCCTTAGTCAAGGTACGCGATTGCTCTGGTCATTGGCAACCCGCTCGCTTGTTGTTTGATTCTGGTTCGCATGCTTCCTTCGTAACCGAGTCATGTGTACAACGCTTGGGATTACCGCGAAGAGGGTCCGCAATATTAATTTCTGGAATTGGTTCCTCCCAAGGGATACGCTCTAAAGGTGAAGTATTACTTTCATTATTATCTCATTTTTCAGATATATGCTTTACTGTTGACGCATTGATTCTGCCTAAAATCACAAGCGATTTGCCAACACAGCCCTTGAAGGTTTCGGCGTGGCCGCACCTACAAGATCTATTTTTAGCCGATCAGCACTTCATGAAACCCGGGCGTATCGATATCTTGGTCGGAATGGACGTCATGGGACAGCTCCTCTGCTCGGAGATTCTTAAGGGTCCACCCGGTACGCCCATGGCTCAACGAACGGTTTTCGGTTGGACGTTGTTTGGAAATGTCGATGGGTCCGAATCCGCTTCGCTCGGCTTACAGTCTTTGTATTGTGAAGTTCATTTAGATCGAGCGCTCACTAGACTTTGGGAGTTAGAAGAAGCACCGAAAAAGGCCCACCTCACTTACGAAGAACGCTATTGTGAagagtttttcgaaaaaacgcacagaaggtcACCTGACGGTCGATTTATAGTAGAGCTGCCGCTGAGATCTGACGTACCCTTGGGAGCATCACGAAGTTATGCTGTTCGAAGTCTACTAAGCATCGAAAAAAGACTTGCGCGAGATGACGACCTACGCCAACGCTACAATGAGTTCATGCAAGAACTCATCGACATGAAGCACATGGAACTTGCACCACCGCCAACGGATCAAACGTTCTATATGCCGCATCACCCCGTTATAAAAGAGTCAAGTGTCACGACTAAATTGAGAGTCGTGTTCAATGCGTCCGCCAAAACCACCACCGGGAATTCGTCGAACGATGTATTATTTGTTGGTCCCCAATTGCAACCTGATTTATATTCTATTTTAACACGTTTCAGAACG
Encoded here:
- the LOC129251362 gene encoding uncharacterized protein LOC129251362, yielding MLSSSTVLLPAKGKTASVCKSTNVFHAVQDQDSTGCTFYNGPHKIYSCEKFRDLDANGKSKFVRESRVCMNCLSSGHYKAKCNSTSACRICHQRHHTLLHNAAATTNATTVTHFVNSASLRPFSPAADVMHQTNVTVSSANGPSTDTAAACTSSHLNANPNQPRPRERTVLLATALVKVRDCSGHWQPARLLFDSGSHASFVTESCVQRLGLPRRGSAILISGIGSSQGIRSKGEVLLSLLSHFSDICFTVDALILPKITSDLPTQPLKVSAWPHLQDLFLADQHFMKPGRIDILVGMDVMGQLLCSEILKGPPGTPMAQRTVFGWTLFGNVDGSESASLGLQSLYCEVHLDRALTRLWELEEAPKKAHLTYEERYCEEFFEKTHRRSPDGRFIVELPLRSDVPLGASRSYAVRSLLSIEKRLARDDDLRQRYNEFMQELIDMKHMELAPPPTDQTFYMPHHPVIKESSVTTKLRVVFNASAKTTTGNSSNDVLFVGPQLQPDLYSILTRFRTHRYAVTADIAKMYRQICMSTKNLDLQRIVWRRDPTLPIKDYRMLRVTYGVAAASNLAVKSLQQTAKYSSHICEKAAAVIHKDFYMMISSLVRLLKKSC